In Streptomyces capitiformicae, one genomic interval encodes:
- a CDS encoding NAD-dependent succinate-semialdehyde dehydrogenase, whose product MTDTLTAPSGESAVLESVPRGFLAHDWQPAAGGRTFEVRNPATEEVIAAVADCSAQDALKALDAAAAAADQWALTSPRDRATVLHRITDALIEHRERLARIITLEIGKTITEARGEVDYAAAYFRWYAEEAVRPHARSTPSPDGKSHIVTVAEPVGPCLLITPWNVPLAMAARKAAAALAAGCTAVLKPAALTPLSSLILGELAREAGAPAGVLTVITSSDAAAVTTALLADPRLRKLSFTGSTPVGRLLLQQAGARVLRTSMELGGNAPFLVFDDADLDLAVREAMIAKMRLGGQSCVGANRFLVQEPIADAFAAALAERMAAIRVGSPDLEDTELGPLADHRAVDKVRHLVEDAVARGAVVIGKADIPDGPGHYAAPTVLDHVPSDAAIMHEEVFGPVAAIHRFSTEAEAIAVANNTEHGLASYLMTSHIDRARRVAARLQAGMVGINRGLVSEVAAPFGGIKQSGLGREGGPEGLHEYQQLKYLSLPGFNT is encoded by the coding sequence ATGACTGACACGCTCACCGCTCCCTCAGGGGAGTCGGCAGTCCTGGAATCCGTCCCTCGTGGCTTCCTCGCCCATGATTGGCAACCCGCCGCCGGAGGTCGCACCTTCGAGGTGCGCAACCCCGCAACCGAGGAAGTCATAGCCGCAGTCGCCGACTGCAGCGCACAAGACGCGTTGAAGGCACTGGACGCGGCGGCCGCGGCCGCCGACCAGTGGGCTCTCACCAGCCCGCGGGACCGGGCGACCGTCCTGCACCGGATCACCGACGCCCTGATCGAACACCGTGAGCGTCTGGCCCGGATCATCACCCTGGAGATCGGCAAGACGATCACCGAAGCCCGGGGCGAGGTCGACTACGCCGCAGCCTATTTCCGCTGGTACGCCGAGGAGGCGGTCCGCCCGCACGCGCGCAGCACACCCTCCCCCGACGGCAAGAGCCACATCGTCACCGTCGCCGAACCGGTCGGTCCCTGCCTGCTGATCACCCCGTGGAACGTTCCGCTGGCCATGGCCGCCCGCAAGGCCGCCGCCGCCCTCGCCGCAGGCTGCACCGCCGTACTCAAACCGGCCGCCCTCACCCCGCTGTCCTCCCTGATACTGGGCGAGCTGGCGCGCGAGGCCGGCGCGCCCGCGGGTGTCCTGACCGTGATCACCAGCAGCGACGCGGCGGCGGTCACCACGGCTCTGCTGGCCGACCCCCGGCTGCGCAAGCTGTCCTTCACCGGGTCCACCCCGGTCGGCAGGCTGCTGCTGCAGCAAGCCGGTGCCCGGGTGCTGCGCACCTCGATGGAGCTGGGCGGCAACGCGCCGTTCCTGGTCTTCGACGACGCCGACCTCGACCTCGCGGTCCGCGAAGCGATGATCGCGAAGATGCGGCTCGGCGGCCAGTCCTGTGTCGGCGCCAACCGGTTCCTGGTCCAGGAGCCAATCGCCGACGCGTTCGCCGCCGCGCTGGCCGAACGCATGGCCGCCATCCGGGTGGGCTCCCCGGACCTGGAGGACACCGAGCTCGGCCCGCTGGCCGACCACCGCGCGGTGGACAAGGTCCGCCACCTCGTCGAGGACGCCGTGGCCCGTGGTGCCGTCGTCATCGGCAAGGCGGACATCCCTGACGGGCCGGGCCACTACGCGGCCCCGACCGTGCTGGACCACGTCCCCTCCGACGCCGCGATCATGCACGAGGAAGTCTTCGGACCTGTCGCCGCCATCCACCGGTTCTCCACCGAGGCCGAGGCCATAGCGGTGGCCAACAACACCGAGCACGGCCTCGCGTCGTACCTGATGACATCCCACATCGACCGCGCCCGTCGGGTCGCCGCCCGGTTGCAGGCCGGAATGGTCGGCATCAACCGCGGCCTGGTCTCCGAGGTCGCGGCACCCTTCGGCGGAATCAAGCAGTCCGGCCTGGGCCGTGAGGGCGGACCGGAAGGCCTCCACGAGTACCAGCAGCTCAAGTACCTGTCACTGCCCGGCTTCAACACCTGA
- a CDS encoding adenine nucleotide alpha hydrolase family protein, which yields MLALSAEGVLPKVDYAIFADTGWEPAAVYTHLDRLEREIAKPAGIPILRVAAGNIRDDALDPEHRFASMPLYILNQDGKQGMTRRQCTGEYKIKPIKKKAREILGYPYPQRIPKDVFVEQWVGISTDEFHRAKDADVRYMRNRHPLLDLNWSRTDCVRYLTSIGLTDTPKSSCLGCPFHGNAQWRNIRDTSPEEWEDVVAFDAAIRQGNARANASGNPLLGQAFLHRSRVPLDQAPIDHVTAAEWAARQQELDDRPTTVDEVEQGVVDGCSPWACRGAGPEPVQGDFGLAS from the coding sequence ATGCTGGCGTTGTCCGCCGAGGGAGTTCTCCCGAAGGTCGACTACGCCATATTCGCCGACACCGGCTGGGAACCAGCCGCCGTCTACACCCACCTCGACCGCCTCGAACGGGAAATAGCCAAGCCCGCAGGCATACCCATCCTGCGCGTCGCCGCAGGGAATATCCGAGACGACGCACTCGATCCCGAGCACCGCTTCGCCTCCATGCCCCTCTATATCCTCAACCAGGACGGGAAGCAGGGCATGACCAGGCGTCAGTGCACGGGTGAGTACAAAATAAAGCCAATCAAGAAAAAGGCCCGGGAAATTCTCGGCTACCCCTACCCGCAGCGGATCCCGAAGGACGTCTTCGTCGAGCAGTGGGTCGGCATCTCTACCGATGAATTCCACCGGGCCAAGGACGCCGACGTCCGCTACATGCGAAACCGCCACCCCCTCCTCGACCTCAATTGGTCCCGCACCGACTGCGTCCGCTACCTGACGTCCATCGGCCTGACGGATACGCCAAAATCGAGCTGTTTGGGCTGCCCATTTCACGGAAACGCACAGTGGAGAAATATCCGGGACACGAGTCCGGAGGAATGGGAGGACGTGGTCGCGTTCGACGCAGCCATCCGCCAGGGCAACGCCCGCGCCAACGCCTCCGGCAACCCGCTGCTCGGGCAGGCGTTCCTGCACCGCTCCCGAGTCCCCCTCGACCAGGCCCCCATCGACCACGTCACCGCCGCCGAATGGGCAGCACGCCAGCAGGAACTCGACGACCGCCCCACCACGGTGGACGAAGTGGAGCAAGGTGTGGTCGACGGCTGCTCTCCCTGGGCCTGCCGTGGCGCCGGACCCGAGCCGGTTCAGGGTGACTTCGGGCTGGCTTCTTGA
- a CDS encoding DNA cytosine methyltransferase, translating into MVLDLFAGPGGWSHALTVLGSRDIGLEWDEWACKTRAVSGQLTIRTDVARYPTWVFSGRVLGLIASPPCQAWSMAGKRLGLVDQPLVHQAVADLSTGRDTREQLLGACADERSLLAAEPMRYLHALNTVGEPEWVAMEEVPDVLPLWKQYAAILRGWGFSVWTGILNAADYGVPQTRKRAILLASRVRTAEPPPPTHARTAEPESLFGPGRARWMSMAEALGWGATDRPVPTVCAGGGPGGGPEPFPSGSRKTLTNARARGTWTPRLDTETVLASPRESSGGSARQGSRKTHPMATPAPTSSAEVNRWSWSLRSNNQANATVRRADEPAGTLFVGHRANECTWVAEPAVTTPGREQLPVPEAIRITAQEAGVLQSFPADYPWQGNKGQQFSQIGNAVPPRLAAHLLAPHLNKPFDPNDFTLAA; encoded by the coding sequence ATCGTCCTCGACCTCTTCGCCGGCCCCGGCGGCTGGAGCCACGCGCTCACCGTCCTCGGCTCGCGGGACATCGGCCTGGAATGGGACGAGTGGGCCTGCAAAACCCGTGCCGTGTCGGGGCAGTTGACGATCCGGACGGACGTCGCCCGCTATCCGACGTGGGTCTTCTCAGGCCGCGTCCTCGGGCTGATCGCCTCCCCGCCGTGTCAGGCCTGGTCGATGGCCGGCAAGCGCCTCGGGCTGGTCGACCAGCCCCTCGTTCACCAGGCCGTCGCCGACCTCTCCACCGGCCGCGACACCCGCGAGCAGCTGCTCGGCGCGTGTGCGGACGAACGCTCTCTCCTCGCGGCCGAACCCATGCGCTACCTACATGCCCTCAACACCGTGGGCGAGCCCGAATGGGTGGCCATGGAAGAAGTTCCCGACGTCCTGCCCCTGTGGAAGCAGTACGCGGCCATCCTGCGCGGCTGGGGCTTCTCCGTGTGGACCGGCATCCTCAACGCCGCCGACTACGGCGTACCCCAGACCCGGAAACGGGCAATTCTGCTCGCTTCCCGCGTACGAACCGCCGAACCCCCACCGCCCACCCACGCGAGAACGGCGGAGCCAGAGTCGCTGTTCGGCCCGGGCCGCGCCCGCTGGATGTCCATGGCCGAGGCCCTGGGCTGGGGCGCCACCGACCGTCCCGTGCCCACCGTGTGTGCCGGCGGCGGACCAGGAGGCGGCCCTGAACCCTTCCCGTCCGGCTCCCGCAAGACACTCACCAACGCCCGCGCCCGCGGCACCTGGACACCCCGCCTCGACACGGAGACGGTTCTGGCTTCTCCGCGCGAGAGCTCCGGCGGATCCGCGAGGCAGGGTTCCCGCAAGACCCACCCAATGGCTACGCCAGCCCCTACGTCCAGCGCCGAGGTCAACCGCTGGTCGTGGTCCCTGCGCAGCAACAACCAGGCCAACGCCACCGTCCGCCGGGCCGACGAACCGGCCGGCACGCTCTTCGTCGGCCATCGCGCCAACGAGTGCACGTGGGTCGCCGAGCCCGCCGTCACAACGCCGGGCCGCGAGCAACTGCCCGTCCCGGAGGCGATCCGGATCACCGCGCAGGAGGCGGGCGTGCTGCAGAGCTTCCCCGCCGACTACCCCTGGCAGGGCAACAAGGGCCAGCAGTTCTCCCAGATCGGCAACGCCGTTCCCCCACGCCTGGCTGCCCACCTGCTCGCCCCACACCTGAACAAGCCCTTCGACCCCAACGACTTCACCCTCGCCGCCTGA
- a CDS encoding DnaB-like helicase N-terminal domain-containing protein, translating to MPHTPDSDEDDNLDRVPPPKPVHYAEQALLGALLLEPARLADTGTLEASHFDNHTHAALFTAIRALPPPDLNDHAKDTTWLNAVLKQARAHAPGLSATYLHVLIQFCPRPKHAAAYASMIHADNARRILRGHAERLAATATDLALPNPAATTLAAADALSRVLDDLAGQFTPHPGSLPRTPPPAAVTRACNDEDLDEERLLLATATAYPADVQQMRWLSAEDFTLPLHGALWQCVTALVHRSDMVDPVTVLGEAQHRGLLTDTLTPRDLMALISTPAGSPEYWGERVLQRALLARAHEVADRITTYADDPANTPHQLITGSRRALADLNSLRTRWNRATAPARTPARSASAPRAGPPPRPAITTSRTHR from the coding sequence ATGCCCCACACACCCGATTCCGACGAGGACGACAACCTCGACCGCGTACCGCCCCCGAAGCCCGTGCACTACGCCGAGCAGGCTCTCCTCGGCGCCCTGCTCCTGGAACCCGCGCGTCTGGCCGACACCGGCACGCTGGAGGCCTCCCACTTCGACAACCACACCCACGCCGCGCTGTTCACCGCGATCCGTGCCCTCCCGCCGCCTGACCTCAACGATCACGCCAAGGACACCACCTGGCTCAACGCCGTCCTGAAACAAGCCCGCGCCCACGCTCCCGGCTTGAGCGCCACCTACCTCCATGTCCTCATCCAGTTCTGCCCGCGCCCGAAGCACGCCGCGGCCTACGCCAGCATGATCCACGCCGACAATGCCCGCCGAATCCTGCGCGGGCACGCCGAGCGCCTCGCGGCGACCGCCACCGACCTCGCCCTGCCCAACCCGGCGGCCACCACCCTCGCTGCGGCCGATGCCCTCAGCCGTGTTCTGGACGACCTCGCCGGGCAGTTCACTCCACACCCTGGCTCTCTCCCCCGCACCCCGCCACCGGCCGCCGTCACCCGGGCGTGCAACGACGAAGACCTCGACGAGGAACGACTCCTCCTGGCGACCGCCACCGCCTACCCGGCAGACGTACAGCAGATGCGGTGGCTGAGCGCGGAGGACTTCACGCTGCCCCTGCACGGCGCGCTCTGGCAGTGCGTGACCGCGCTCGTACACCGCAGCGACATGGTCGACCCGGTCACCGTCCTCGGCGAAGCTCAGCACCGCGGGCTCCTCACCGACACCCTCACACCCCGCGACCTGATGGCCCTGATCTCCACCCCCGCCGGGTCCCCCGAGTACTGGGGCGAGAGGGTCCTTCAGCGCGCTCTCCTCGCCCGCGCTCACGAGGTCGCCGACCGGATCACCACCTATGCCGACGACCCCGCCAACACCCCCCACCAGCTCATCACCGGCAGCCGCCGCGCCCTGGCCGACCTCAACTCCCTGCGCACCCGCTGGAACCGAGCCACCGCACCAGCCCGTACGCCGGCACGTTCCGCCTCCGCTCCACGGGCCGGCCCGCCACCCAGGCCAGCCATCACCACCTCACGCACCCACCGCTGA
- a CDS encoding DUF317 domain-containing protein codes for MVLARIDHEEPYWAHQAAHALRAEGVTTANTPTYLNGETVSLHGENHLRSIVDRLESPAQALASFQRLYGDALRPGSAPMSDTEQQTARARTSLYAADTTPDPSNAHVERVPAYAADPGDHETVLNHFLSENHDWEKYRTWDDNTTIANHESLTLRVLFDHNARSRDLKWTIAAYETPVSDRMWHMTVTASTPAPVLNTLLAVLAAGDAWEPAIGSPAIDKTVTEAARPLTDAGWTHTVDGRWLCWQTSRGDVGVQFEAFAAQTPHTHLDTWTLWAGPSINHPTWAIHASAYTPAGLLAHLAEELAHGTGTRRTHPRQAAQYTSQTNTTAPPPAPHQPLPKSRRL; via the coding sequence ATGGTGCTAGCACGGATCGACCACGAAGAGCCTTACTGGGCCCACCAGGCCGCCCACGCCCTGCGCGCCGAAGGCGTCACCACCGCCAATACCCCCACATACCTCAACGGGGAGACCGTCTCCTTGCACGGCGAGAACCATCTGCGCAGCATCGTCGACAGACTCGAGTCCCCCGCCCAGGCCCTCGCCTCCTTCCAGCGTCTCTACGGCGACGCCCTACGCCCCGGATCCGCCCCCATGTCCGACACCGAACAGCAGACCGCCCGCGCCCGCACCAGCCTCTACGCAGCCGATACCACGCCGGACCCATCAAACGCACACGTGGAAAGAGTGCCCGCCTACGCCGCCGACCCCGGCGACCACGAAACGGTGCTGAACCACTTCCTCAGCGAGAACCACGACTGGGAGAAGTACCGGACCTGGGACGACAACACCACCATCGCCAACCACGAATCGCTCACCCTGCGCGTCCTCTTCGACCATAACGCCCGATCCCGGGACCTGAAGTGGACCATCGCCGCGTACGAGACCCCGGTCAGCGACCGCATGTGGCACATGACCGTCACCGCCTCCACTCCCGCCCCCGTCCTGAACACCCTGCTCGCGGTTCTCGCCGCCGGTGACGCCTGGGAGCCAGCCATCGGCAGCCCCGCCATCGACAAAACCGTCACCGAAGCTGCCCGCCCCCTCACCGACGCGGGCTGGACCCACACCGTGGACGGACGCTGGCTGTGCTGGCAGACCAGCCGGGGAGACGTCGGTGTGCAATTCGAGGCCTTCGCCGCCCAAACACCCCACACCCACCTCGATACGTGGACCCTCTGGGCCGGCCCCAGCATCAACCACCCCACGTGGGCCATTCACGCCTCCGCCTACACCCCCGCCGGCCTCCTCGCCCACCTCGCCGAAGAACTCGCGCACGGAACCGGCACCCGCCGGACCCACCCTCGTCAAGCAGCCCAATACACAAGCCAGACCAACACCACAGCCCCGCCCCCGGCGCCACACCAGCCTCTCCCGAAGAGCCGTCGACTGTGA
- a CDS encoding DUF5655 domain-containing protein: MSGLKLFHTTEGNVTEVAPRLAEVEADVQGLVEAHMQTMLGVRFLASEYSTGPVHGGRIDSLGLDENNAPVIVEYKRGTDAGVINQGLFYMSWLLDHRDAFHRLVRERLGPAVASQVVWSAPRLICVAGDFNRYDVHAVREHRRSIDLVRYRFYGAEHLGLETVASVVGQPVGARSGSRAAAAPRARGGASGMEDLAAAVDEVLRGLGGDAIAVQRQQYRAFRRLRNFACVCTPRQSKVLVYLKVDPTQVELSPGFTRDVTGLGHHGTGDLEVRLRTDRDLERAEGLFRLGYAVA, encoded by the coding sequence GTGTCGGGCCTGAAGCTGTTCCACACGACGGAAGGCAACGTGACAGAGGTCGCGCCGCGCCTTGCCGAGGTCGAGGCGGATGTGCAGGGTCTCGTCGAGGCGCACATGCAGACAATGCTGGGCGTGCGGTTCCTGGCGAGCGAGTACAGCACCGGTCCTGTGCACGGGGGACGTATCGACTCGCTCGGCCTAGACGAGAACAACGCGCCCGTGATCGTCGAGTACAAGCGCGGCACCGACGCCGGCGTGATCAACCAGGGCCTCTTCTACATGTCCTGGCTCCTCGATCATCGGGATGCGTTTCACCGGTTGGTGCGCGAGCGGCTCGGACCGGCGGTCGCTTCCCAGGTTGTGTGGAGCGCGCCACGGCTCATCTGCGTGGCCGGTGACTTCAACCGCTACGACGTCCATGCCGTTCGTGAGCACCGCCGCAGCATCGACCTGGTGCGCTACCGCTTTTACGGCGCCGAGCACCTGGGCCTGGAGACCGTGGCCTCGGTCGTCGGACAGCCTGTGGGCGCCCGGTCGGGAAGCCGTGCGGCCGCAGCCCCGCGAGCGCGCGGGGGAGCGAGTGGGATGGAGGATCTGGCGGCGGCGGTCGATGAGGTTCTGCGGGGTCTGGGCGGTGACGCGATCGCGGTGCAGCGCCAGCAGTACCGCGCCTTCCGGCGACTTCGGAACTTCGCCTGCGTGTGCACCCCGCGGCAGTCCAAGGTACTGGTGTACCTCAAGGTGGACCCCACACAGGTAGAACTGTCTCCGGGGTTCACCCGTGATGTCACGGGGCTGGGGCACCACGGTACGGGGGACCTGGAAGTGCGATTGCGCACGGACCGGGATCTGGAGCGGGCCGAAGGCCTGTTCCGTCTCGGCTACGCCGTGGCGTAG
- a CDS encoding VPS10 domain-containing protein — protein sequence MGRGLLSLVLTAVTGAALLTAPASAAPPPMPPDVYRPVRGPAAPAEYRYLQKTLPGESIPRHAHDLAAAQARDLPAVGGRWRGVGPTNIGGRVVSLALDPNRTDTLYAAAASGGLWRSTDAGETFHSVWPDSRTQAMGSVATAPDGTLYAGTGEPNPGGGSITYEGTGLYRSRDGGRTWTSLGLRDSGAISAITIDPADPRRIYVAAAGSLYNGGGDRGVYRSDDGGSTWERILAGANEFTGATEIVVDGDRLYAVLWDKRRRPDLRTYGGVGSGVFRSTDGGESWQRLGGGLPAAGSDVGRIGLGVAGDRLYAIVNKASGPFEGFYASTDGGDNWTRTPDNQALTDSQSSFGWWFGKVWIDPRDTEHVHVAGVALLTTKDGGATWTADDTSMHVDHHAMVWDPRRPGRVYLGNDGGVYRSDSGGDGGWVKSRHQPYTQLYSAAISPQDTTRISGGSQDNGSLRSWGGEKFNEYLGGDGEENLIDPTDVNKVFACYQYGNCFRSTDGGDTLTYFADRTTYQRRNWFTPVVFDPRDPKVLYYGSEVVNRSTDGGETWQPISHDLSGGPGPDPIYTNYGTITSIAPAGDGRTVYAGTDDGRVWVTRDLGATWTKLAEGRPWVTRVVVDPKNPNRVWTTHSGYRSGSALPHVYGSTDGGRHWRNLSGNLPAAPVNDLVVARGGILYIATDQGVFTSVTSGGRWLRLGRGMPQVPVDDIEYDAGHHRLVAATFGRGFYELTTR from the coding sequence ATGGGCAGAGGCCTGCTTTCACTGGTTCTCACCGCGGTCACCGGCGCCGCGTTACTCACGGCCCCGGCGTCCGCCGCTCCCCCGCCCATGCCGCCGGACGTGTACCGACCGGTCCGTGGGCCGGCCGCCCCGGCGGAGTACCGCTACCTCCAGAAGACCCTGCCAGGAGAGTCGATTCCGCGCCACGCCCATGACCTCGCCGCGGCACAGGCCCGTGACCTGCCCGCCGTCGGCGGGCGCTGGAGGGGCGTCGGTCCCACCAACATCGGCGGGCGCGTCGTCTCCCTCGCGCTCGACCCGAACCGCACGGACACCCTGTACGCGGCGGCCGCGAGCGGCGGGCTGTGGCGTAGCACCGACGCCGGGGAGACGTTCCACTCGGTGTGGCCCGACAGCCGGACGCAGGCCATGGGCTCGGTCGCCACCGCCCCGGACGGCACCTTGTACGCGGGCACCGGTGAGCCCAACCCGGGCGGCGGAAGCATCACATACGAGGGGACGGGGCTGTACCGGAGCAGGGACGGGGGCCGGACCTGGACGTCTCTCGGTCTGCGCGACTCCGGTGCGATCAGCGCCATCACCATCGACCCCGCCGACCCCCGCCGCATCTACGTCGCCGCCGCGGGCTCGCTGTACAACGGCGGCGGCGACCGGGGCGTGTACCGCTCCGACGACGGGGGCTCCACCTGGGAACGGATCCTCGCCGGCGCCAACGAGTTCACCGGCGCCACCGAGATCGTGGTCGACGGCGACCGGCTGTACGCCGTGCTGTGGGACAAACGTCGCCGCCCCGATCTGCGGACGTACGGCGGTGTGGGCTCCGGCGTCTTCCGCAGCACCGACGGCGGTGAGAGCTGGCAACGGCTCGGCGGCGGCCTGCCCGCCGCGGGCTCCGACGTCGGCCGTATCGGCCTGGGCGTCGCGGGCGACCGGCTCTACGCGATCGTCAACAAGGCCAGTGGCCCCTTCGAAGGTTTCTACGCCTCCACCGACGGCGGCGACAACTGGACCCGCACCCCCGACAACCAGGCCCTCACTGACTCACAGTCCAGCTTCGGCTGGTGGTTCGGCAAGGTGTGGATCGACCCCCGCGACACCGAGCACGTACACGTCGCCGGGGTCGCACTGCTGACCACGAAGGACGGCGGCGCCACCTGGACGGCCGACGACACGAGCATGCACGTCGACCACCACGCCATGGTGTGGGACCCGCGCCGCCCGGGCCGGGTCTACCTCGGCAACGACGGCGGCGTCTACCGCTCCGACTCCGGCGGGGACGGCGGCTGGGTCAAGTCCCGCCACCAGCCGTACACCCAGCTCTACAGCGCGGCGATCAGCCCTCAGGACACCACCCGCATCTCCGGCGGTTCCCAGGACAACGGCTCGCTGCGCTCCTGGGGCGGGGAGAAGTTCAACGAGTACCTCGGCGGCGACGGCGAGGAGAACCTGATCGACCCGACCGACGTGAACAAGGTCTTCGCCTGCTACCAGTACGGCAACTGCTTCCGCTCCACCGACGGCGGCGACACCCTCACGTACTTCGCCGACAGGACGACGTACCAGCGCCGCAACTGGTTCACACCAGTAGTCTTCGACCCGCGCGACCCCAAGGTCCTCTACTACGGATCCGAGGTCGTCAACCGCTCCACGGACGGCGGCGAGACCTGGCAGCCCATCAGCCATGATCTGTCCGGCGGCCCAGGCCCCGACCCTATCTACACCAACTACGGCACGATCACCTCGATCGCCCCGGCGGGCGACGGACGCACCGTGTACGCCGGCACGGACGACGGCCGCGTCTGGGTCACCAGGGACCTCGGAGCGACGTGGACGAAGTTGGCCGAGGGGCGGCCCTGGGTGACCCGCGTGGTCGTCGACCCGAAGAACCCGAACCGGGTCTGGACCACGCACTCCGGCTACCGCTCCGGCTCCGCGCTGCCTCACGTGTACGGCAGCACCGACGGCGGCAGGCACTGGCGGAACCTGTCGGGCAACCTGCCGGCGGCGCCCGTCAACGACCTGGTCGTCGCGCGGGGCGGCATCCTGTACATCGCCACCGACCAAGGCGTGTTCACCAGCGTCACGAGCGGCGGCCGCTGGCTGCGCCTCGGACGCGGCATGCCGCAGGTACCGGTCGACGACATCGAGTACGACGCGGGACACCACCGTCTGGTGGCCGCGACGTTCGGCAGAGGCTTCTACGAACTGACCACTCGCTGA
- a CDS encoding FAD/NAD(P)-binding protein: protein MTAMSSAYSASPAHGPHRPAATPHATTEAKIAVIGAGLVGVGVAERLTANAPFLAPGRSIEDVLVDPCPPGPGRVWREEQSPLMRMNSFARDVTLFPGKAVRCEGPARPGPSLAAWARETAAGLLPPVDPRLEGDLRETTPDSFATRRLQGAYLSWFLREVARQAPPGVRVTTRTGRAVALTAGPDGLQRVRLEHGSRLDADAVVLALGHLDARPRGEEADAASFAARHGLTYLPPGLVLQRCLS from the coding sequence ATGACTGCCATGTCTTCGGCCTACTCGGCGTCCCCTGCGCACGGTCCGCACCGGCCAGCCGCCACCCCCCACGCCACGACGGAAGCGAAGATCGCGGTCATCGGCGCCGGCCTGGTGGGCGTGGGCGTGGCCGAGCGACTGACGGCCAACGCCCCATTCCTGGCCCCGGGCCGGTCGATCGAGGACGTCCTGGTGGACCCCTGTCCCCCCGGCCCCGGACGGGTCTGGCGGGAGGAACAGTCGCCGCTGATGCGCATGAACTCCTTCGCCAGGGACGTCACCCTTTTCCCCGGCAAGGCCGTGCGTTGCGAGGGCCCCGCCCGCCCCGGCCCGTCGCTCGCCGCCTGGGCGCGGGAGACGGCCGCCGGGCTGCTCCCGCCCGTGGACCCCCGCCTCGAGGGCGACCTGCGTGAGACCACCCCGGACTCCTTCGCGACCAGACGCCTCCAGGGCGCCTACCTGTCCTGGTTCCTCCGCGAGGTGGCGCGCCAGGCCCCGCCCGGGGTGCGCGTCACCACGCGCACGGGCCGCGCTGTTGCGCTCACCGCGGGACCGGACGGCCTCCAGCGCGTCCGCCTGGAGCACGGGAGCCGGCTCGACGCCGACGCGGTGGTCCTGGCCCTCGGCCACCTGGACGCCCGGCCGCGCGGCGAGGAGGCCGACGCCGCCTCCTTCGCGGCCCGGCACGGCCTGACCTATTTACCGCCCGGCTTAGTACTGCAACGGTGTCTATCGTGA
- the xylA gene encoding xylose isomerase — translation MTSLQPTPEDKFAFGLWTVGWRERDPFGDATRAPLDPVRTVHKLAELGAWGVTFHDDDLLAVESNRDAAIAAFRKALDETGLVVPTATTDLFKDPVFKDGAFTSNDRDVRRHAMRKVMRNIDLAAELGAQTYVFWGGREGAESDAAKDVRVALDRFREAIDFLAGYVKEKDYGLRFALEPKPNEPRGDILLPTIGHALGFISTLEHADMVGLNPEVGHEQMAGLNFVHGIAQALWQGKLFHIDLNGQHGSRYDQDLVFGHGDTKSAFFLVDLLESSGWDGPRHFDYKPGRTEDAEDVWVSAEANMRTYLILKERAAAFRTDPEVQEAMRACRIDELAVPSIAEGESYDSLREEEIDLDAARARGYHYSRLNQLALEHMLGKR, via the coding sequence TTGACCAGTTTGCAGCCCACCCCCGAGGACAAGTTCGCCTTCGGCCTGTGGACCGTCGGCTGGCGCGAGCGGGACCCGTTCGGGGACGCCACCCGCGCGCCCCTGGACCCGGTCCGCACGGTGCACAAGCTGGCCGAACTCGGCGCCTGGGGCGTGACCTTCCACGACGACGACCTGCTCGCCGTCGAGTCGAACCGAGACGCGGCGATCGCGGCGTTCCGCAAGGCGCTGGACGAGACCGGCCTGGTGGTGCCCACGGCCACGACCGACCTGTTCAAGGACCCGGTCTTCAAGGACGGCGCCTTCACCTCCAACGACCGTGACGTGCGCCGTCACGCGATGCGCAAGGTGATGCGCAACATCGACCTGGCGGCTGAACTCGGCGCCCAGACCTACGTGTTCTGGGGCGGCCGGGAGGGCGCGGAGAGCGACGCGGCCAAGGACGTGCGGGTGGCGCTCGACCGTTTCCGCGAGGCCATCGACTTCCTCGCCGGGTACGTCAAAGAAAAGGACTACGGGCTGCGCTTCGCGCTGGAGCCCAAGCCGAACGAGCCGCGCGGCGACATCCTGCTCCCGACCATCGGCCACGCCCTCGGCTTCATCTCCACCCTGGAGCACGCCGACATGGTGGGCCTCAACCCGGAGGTCGGGCATGAGCAGATGGCGGGGCTCAACTTCGTCCACGGCATCGCGCAGGCGCTGTGGCAGGGCAAGCTCTTCCACATCGACCTCAACGGCCAGCACGGCTCGCGCTACGACCAGGACCTGGTGTTCGGTCACGGCGACACGAAGAGCGCGTTCTTCCTCGTCGACCTGCTGGAGAGCAGCGGCTGGGACGGCCCGCGCCATTTCGACTACAAGCCCGGGCGCACCGAGGACGCCGAGGACGTATGGGTCTCCGCCGAGGCGAACATGCGCACCTACCTGATCCTCAAGGAGCGCGCCGCGGCCTTCCGCACCGACCCCGAGGTCCAGGAGGCCATGCGCGCCTGCCGGATCGACGAGCTCGCGGTGCCCAGCATCGCGGAGGGCGAGAGCTACGACTCGCTGCGCGAGGAGGAGATCGACCTCGACGCCGCCCGCGCCCGCGGCTACCACTACTCCCGCCTCAACCAGCTCGCGCTCGAGCACATGCTCGGCAAGCGCTGA